A segment of the Salminus brasiliensis chromosome 1, fSalBra1.hap2, whole genome shotgun sequence genome:
CACCAACCAActtcacccccaactccccaacttatcccaattgtattggatggagctccaccaaccatcattccagagaacacagctccacagttcaacactggggggctttatacccctctattagcccacgcctggcattattaagcagcatggtgccaataggttcatgatgttgatctgctcctgcagagagtcctattctatgggcagtactagacaagctttgtgtgtggatttgcacatctgtggtgtccacaaacctttggcacTCAGAGTACAGGCAGTGTTTACCTTTCTAAATCAAACTGCCCTGTGGTCAGGGGGAGAGGGAGTGGACCTAATGCTAAAGGAATCTATCAGTTAGGTGGGAGAAGTGCTGGAAGGCAGCTGAGCCACAGCACAAAGACCACCAACAGCAATGACCTCAGCACCCAGGCATGGACTACTGCAGGTTTTAATGGGGAAATATCACAAAGCACTCCCACAGTGCGGAGTTAGGAGATTAGGCTCCGACTGGGCTTCGGTCGGTTTCTTTTTCAGACTTCCTTGTTCTGTGAGTTTTACATTCCAGTGGGTTTGTTTGAACGGAGGCATAAAAAATGACTCGGGCAGTGAAAGGCATGCGGAACAGGACCGGAGGAACAGTGTTATTGTGGTGTTTTTACCCTGTAATAAAATTCTGTGGTAGAAAAAAAGAGCACAAGAACTAAACAAACAGCTCCTTAATCCAGATTTCAGATCATCCAACTatttttatgtccaaatgtttgtggacaccccttccaatgaatgcattcagctactttaagttgcactaatcactgatacaaatacacacagcttgtctagaccctgtagagaagaagtactgccagtagaataggactctctggagccgataaacatcatgaacctattggctccatgcgttctaataatgccaggcgtggcctagaggggtataaagccccccagcattgaggagctgtgaagcactggaggaactgtgttctctggaattatgcttggtgcttcatccaatacttttaggatgagctggggaggtTCTTGTCACtaaaggcaatcaaatcctcacagcaatgcacctccaAAATCTGTGATTAtataaagacagttactccaacaaaagcttcATACACTCaaatttaatacccttgatttaagaagaaatgaCGAATGagatggtgtcccaatacttttgtccatatagtgtaggcttttacactgaagtgatgtggggagggagTGAGTGCACCATCCaccaaggccaattgtgctctctctggctcaaGGCCAGGTCTACGCCAGGTCCTAAGAATTTGTTGGAGCCAATCGTTCAGAATGTCGCAACACCGCTAATCCGTAATTCATTTGCATAAAGTTGCCATGGTTACCAATCGCCTACTCCCATAGGAAGTGACGGGTGGCATGTTGTGTAGTGTGAACGCAGGGTAAAGAAGCGAACACGTCTTGGCTGTTTGTGAGTTTTGCCTTGCCCGGACCCTCTAAACCAACCTGTCTTTGTTGACCTCGTTGCCGCTGTCCCTCTTGTGGAACACCATGGTATAGCGGGCGATCTTCGGCAACGGCCGCACGATCTTCATCCCCTGTAGCTGCaccctgaaaaaaaacaaaaacaaaacgaGAGTTTTAAGGTTAAAACAGTGCGGGAGTAGGATGAACTCATCATTTAGGCTAAATTAtctgataataataatcaataataaaaaatatttataatatgtaCTGTACTGAAGTCAATGCACAGACGTTCGCTCTTCCAATCCAAAGGCTCTGTcctcaaatacacacaaaacaaaaactccTAAAGCTAGCATGAGCTTTCTGCTCCAAATGCATTCCCTCACTCTTCCTTCCTGATTTATCTGAACATCCTGAACATCTGTGCACATTTTATCCAGCTGACTTCTCATTTATTGACTATCTGAGCAGGGTTCTTAACAGGCTTGACTGGGTCATATTATCAACATGCAAACCGTCTCCATTTTATCCTTGCTTGTGATCAAAGAACGAGGATATAAGGTCCTTAATGAAGACGGGAACAAAGTACCTTCTCATTTGCACAGTTCACTTCAGCCAaatgtgtggcagcagtgcagtgaataCATAGATCAGGCAGATCTGGTCCAACCGTGAGAACGAAGAAAACCGTGATCCCAGTGATTCTAAGCGTGGAAATGATTGGGATTGCTGGTTTGAGTATCTCCAGAACTCCTAAGATCTGGATCTCCTGAGAtgttcagcacaacagtctctagagttgaAGTCTCAGAATggagtaataaagaaaacacatccagtgagcTTCAGTTCTGCacttctgcagatggaaacgTCTCAGTCAGGCTGgttagagctgacagaaaggctacagtagctcagataaccaaGGACAAcacctccaaccttgaggaggatggaTGAGCGACAACAGCAGAAGATCCACTTCAGGTTTAGAAGACCACCTCTGtccgccaagaacagaaagctgaggctgcagcagctcagcacaggctcaccaacactgggcGGTTGAAGACTACATTTCTGCTGAGGAACATcacagggtcagaatttggcaccaacagcttgAATGCATGGACCCAATCtgccaggctggtggaggtggtggtgtagtggtgtGGAGAAGGTTAACACCAATAAATCGTCACTAGAAGGGCACAGACTGTTTGAATATTagtgctgaccatgtgcatcccttacTGACCAGTTTAccaactggtttcatgaacatgacaatgagctcagtgttctttagtgcATGGTATCCAGTAGAggacctttgggatgtggtaaaaCGGTAGACTACAGAACATCTGCACGGACTGAGTGACGGAATCAGGTCAACGTGGACCAGAACCTCAAAGGAATCTGTTTAGAGAGCAAAACTAGGCTCTACCCAGTGTTAGCAACGctattcctaataaagtgctcggtTTGTGCCATtgtttttctccccaattttagtcatttccagttctcaCCCACTAGCTACTACTAGCTACCCACCAACTACAGGCCAGAGCTCGAGTTCTACGGTTGAAGCGCACATATCCAACCTTTCCCTCAATTTTACAAAAGCTGGAGCACTCTGTAttcaccatatgtccaaaagtttgtggacaccccttttaatacaGGCATTCAGCTTGTTTGTGATGCACCCATTACtgaaacagcttgtctagcccctgtaaaGAGGTGTTGCTAATACAATAGgacctctggagcagataaacatcaggCCACCTACGCCAGGTgggggctagaggggcataaagccccccagtattaagcagtggagcagtgaaagaactgttctgtgttctctggaatgatggatggtgaagcACCATCCCATATTTTGAGGATGACTTatggagttgggaatgatgaggtggggtggtgatcatcttccaacatcctgactttaatgatgctcttgtcgctgaatgcaatcaaatccaaacaacaatgcttttccaaaatctggtagaaagccttcttcttcttccctgcaTAGTAGCGACACTAACTCCAacaacttttttaatacccctgatttcataCGACATGATGGatgaggtgtccaaatacttttgtccttatagtgtaagTTCAGAGTGActaggtggggctaaaccgcCACCGTAAGCCTAACGAGAATGGTGGGCGGTACCGTATCCGGAGGTCGTCGTCCTCGCCTCCCCAGCCCCAGTATGTGTTGGGGAAGCCGTTGACTTTGAAGAACTGCTCCCTCGTCATGGCCGTCACACCCCCAAAGTATCCTTTGTATCTCAGCCTGCAGAGAGTCAACATTAGTCACACTGTGAGTCTTCATATGAGGATCTACACGGTGTTTGCAGAACTCTGTAAATGTGAGCTATTTACACAGACTGACAGGATACAGATCTTACAATGTCTCACAATAAACTTTATGGATTTCAAATAACCACACACTATTTCCCAGCCTGTGAAATGGACGCCCGACACCTTACGCAATCAAAAGCCAACCCGCCCATACGCACCTGTAGCCGGTGGAATTCCTGCCCACCACCAAGTGCTTGGGTTGATCTTCACATGTATACAAATTGCGATCGTTTTCAGGGACCAGATCAACGTCGTGGAAGATGAAGCAGTCCCAGCTGTAGTCTTTCAGAGCCTCTAGGTAGCCGACATTTAACAACTTGGCCCTGTTAAACGTGGCTTCTCCGGTCTGtgagacacaaacacacctgaCGTGAATCTCTCATGTATAAAACACAGCCTGCTAATCATTAGCCAAGTCATCATAAAGCCTGGACACCAATCCAACAGGGTCAGGTCTatgtttttattacttttattactattatttttattaaaatcgCTTGCCACATGCAGAAACAACTGCATACAatatactgacaaaagtattgggacacctgctcgtttatcactgcttcttctaaaatcaagggtattaaaaagagctgatcctgcttttgttggaggaactatCTGTAACtatactggattttggaggagcataatccatcattccagagaccacagttacacagcttaatgctgggggggctttataccccgctCTAGCCCACCCCGGcaaggtttatctgctccagagagtcctattctattggcagcatttctctacagggactagacaagctgtctcagcttgtccagaaatgcctGTGTACAGCCGTCCATGAGGGGGCTCTCTGAGCtttgtgatttgtatttacagcagtggagtaaaagtgaattacactgcccaactgtagggggaggcgGCTTAGCTTACGTTAGCGTTTCCTGACCGAGCTCTACAGCGCAGAAAGCCCACCTGGTGGATGACGTAGATGCCGTAGTGGAGCTGTTGCCTCTGCAGGAACGGGTGCAGGTGGTACAGGAGATAGAGGAGATGTTTCTCACGGTTCCGGTGAGGGATGAGGACGGCAACGCTCTGCCTGGCTGTGCAGTCCGCAGGTTCATACTGACCCTTCACCACACCCCCGTTCTGTTCCTCCACCTGCCGCAGGGTCAGGGTGCTCTCGAACGACAGCTTCATCTCTCCACCTTCAATTAAAACAGTACGTAGTTTAATACCCGGTGTTATTTGTGTTGCGTTTCTACAACGTTTGAAATCACCAGTTGTCATtccgcaaaaaaaaaaaaaaaaaaaaaaaaaaactgtgacaaaagtatatggacaccTGCACCATTCACATTCGTTTCTTTGAAACCAAGAAtatttaaaagagctgatcctgcttttgttggagtaattgtctctgccTTCCATGGAATAAAGGCTTTCTAATagctttgctgtgagggtttgatagCATCCGGCAAAGAGAGAGCgttagttaggtcaggatgttggataaccACCCCGTCttatcatcctcaactccccaagtcattccaaaagtactggatggagctccaccatcatcattccagagaacacagttcttcctctgctccacagctcaatgctggggggctttatatacacccctctagcccacacctggcattaggcatggcatcagcaatgggtgcaacttaactgAAAacaattttataaataaaatatacaaaataaatatatataaaaatatatataaatatataaacatatatatataaataaaaataaaataaatatataaatatatatataaaatatatataaatataattagaaAGCTTCTAAATATTCTCTTAAAAAGTGgtcattattttctttttgtggtTTTCTAATGTAGTAAAGACTTTTATtctgtattttctatttttattgaaATTATCTACTATTTtctttattcagttaaattTATGCTGGATGCCGAAattgagaaaaaaacagaaacaagcCAAACTAATAAAAATCCACCATGGAAAACATGAGAACTGCAGCCTGACGTTGAGAAGTCATTATTTtcctaaaaaatataatataaaaacttAAAAACACAGATGCTTATTTACCAAACTTTACCTTAAAGCCTATTCCCACAGTTTCCACAGATTCAGACattccagtgttttcttattgggatttgttcagtttaggagGACAGTGGGACCCAATGGgaagagcagagctgtaaaTCGTGACTTCACAAACTATGATTATTAGGACGATACTGAATGAGGTGAATGAGGCCCgctgtcttttctttcttctttaaagctgctgtttCGTAACGAGCTGCTGAACGTAACAATGAGCAAAGTCAAACCAACACACCAACAATTACACAGCAATGGCAGAGGGAGGGCTATTCGAGGCCAACCCCCAATGTTTGCCTTGTATTAGAGTGCAGGATCTCAGCACACAGTGAGCTGAAATGCAGTGTTTGGAAGGGTGTGCTTCACTGGCTGTGGTTAAACACGGCGCAGGCTGAGGCCCAGACGCATCCCACCCCgacacacagctgcagagagCCTGTAATGTGTAAACAGCCACATTCACTCAGCAGGTGCTGCGAGATTCAGCGCTGAGGGAACAGTTACACCTCCCGCCTGCGTCCTGAACCTGCTAATGCCTGAATCTGGACTTCTTATGAAACTAATATGGGGTGGAAAAGTTTACACTACATTTCCAGTAAACTATTGGGGTCTCGTAAAACTTGCGCTCGGAAAGTTcagaaatattccaaaatgtaaactttccatGGAAATGTTGGGAACTTAATTGGAATTAACAGGAAATATTGGATAATTTAAAGGAACTAGATCATACACTTTTATCAATGTACCCTTTTTGGCCTAATaatagttatataatatattttatatatatattagttatttACAAGGAGAATTTACAAGGAGATTTAGGGGACAGCGAGCGGCTGTGAGATTACACCTGGATTTAATAGCTGCTTAAATGTCTGAATGCTGTTACTGTCAATAAAAACACAACCCTCGTCAAAACTGACCTGACTTTAGGCGATCCAAATGTGAAAgtccaaatgtgtgctttcagtGGTGGCGAGTGTccggtttctagaaatcatctggacatgaGCTGGACATGTGATTGAGGGATGGACAGTGAATGCAGGGGGCGTGGTCTTCACAATAGCCtggcagtgtgtaatgtgccacgtgtctgggattgaggagcagctttgctattcagcTGTTTTGGtctcatatctaattattttagatatttagaTTCTGCTTCAGTAGATTTTTAGCAACTATATGTAATTTTATCTTTGAATATTTCCATTTTACTCCTATTTATACCATAAATTCCTGTTAATTTCCAAggtaaatttcccaactttgAAAATTCACAGAATTTTGCAAACCTACTAATactatttaatgaattaattaatgaattactaaataattactaGTTGTTTGAAGGTGTGGGACTGAAGTAGAAGCCTACATCCAGGCCTTCAGGGAAAACCCCGGTCAACCCTGCAGGCCTGTACGAGGGCACATACTTCAAATGATAAGTTACAGATTAGTTATAAATTTTTATAGTTATTTTCCTGCCCTAATCAAAGCAGGCACTGGTGTTAAATAAAACCAGTTTAACTGCCCGTCAGCACCAAGTCTGACACATCAAACTCTGTGGCATGCTTTTCTTAATACTAACTTTAGTTATATGGACCAAAGGTGTGTAAGGATCCACCCATTATTGTTTGATCAGAGACATAACCTGATGAATGGATGCAGCAATCGAGCCAAAAAgaactacacactacacagcCACAGCATTAAAatctcccggtatgcagtggtcagtacctaccaaaagtgctccaaggaaggacaaccagtgaaccagcgactgaaggccccacctcacaacttacaggacctaaaggatctgctgctacggtctgaaggtgtccagatatcacaggacaccttcagacggTCTTGTGGAGTGCATGCCTTGAtcggtcagagctgttttggtccAGGAGggggcctacacaatattaggcaggtggttttaatgttatggctgatcgctgTACACAATCAGTAGTGGCTCATATTCCTGTTCCTACTAAATAGTAGTTTTTTTACACATGGTCAGAAGATTgtgggtttgaatcccaagGATGCTGCCAATGTTTTTTTGCCAGTATCAATTAAGCTAGGGGATGTCAACTTCAGTGCTGCTACTGGCCAATCAGACTCTACTGATCACCAATCAGTGTTGAAAGTTTGGATGTGAAGTGATCAATAAGATCCATAACTATAATGAGATGTGGAGGCTTCATTAGCTGTTCACTGCTTTAGTTGTTTAGGCTTGGCTGATGATTGATATTATCGAATATAACAATATTAAAACTAAATGCTAATATTAtgctaattattaataaatcaataacagGAGAAAGCAGggcaaaagtgaagcaaccgcAGTTCTAgctcctctgctggctggttgcagtatgatgtgtagctccgcccatccccatatgtttcagtgaaaaaacaacagccccgcccattttccatctcattttcctAATTCTAGCAGCTGGTTCTCCC
Coding sequences within it:
- the b4galt4 gene encoding beta-1,4-galactosyltransferase 4, which codes for MGLCPAVSRFTRKAKYLLLLGLCLCVLAWIATLSDGQVKTTEQVPTPPLVSADQERKEAELKVLKGPESSHTRLDQLDTEKEEEEEGEEQEQGTEDDQTTKADCPEESPLLRGEMKLSFESTLTLRQVEEQNGGVVKGQYEPADCTARQSVAVLIPHRNREKHLLYLLYHLHPFLQRQQLHYGIYVIHQTGEATFNRAKLLNVGYLEALKDYSWDCFIFHDVDLVPENDRNLYTCEDQPKHLVVGRNSTGYRLRYKGYFGGVTAMTREQFFKVNGFPNTYWGWGGEDDDLRIRVQLQGMKIVRPLPKIARYTMVFHKRDSGNEVNKDRMRLLGRTPQMWKKDGLNSCSYKTLSVERPPLYINVTVDIGKPLSVR